A genomic window from Salvia splendens isolate huo1 chromosome 11, SspV2, whole genome shotgun sequence includes:
- the LOC121754218 gene encoding FAD-linked sulfhydryl oxidase ERV1-like — translation MSENPVQLLLKGVGRVSECIQTNLSRFFPRPNDPSSSQPRNKTPLLTLSTPNHTLQPAEILNMGKSSGPTTKEDLGRATWTFLHTLAAQYPDKPTRQQKKDVKELMEILSRMYPCKECADHFKEVIRANSVMAGSHDEFSQWLCYAHNVVNRSLGKVVFPCERVDARWGKLECEQRACDLQGTTMDFNDGTK, via the exons ATGTCGGAAAATCCGGTGCAACTTCTGTTAAAAGGAGTAGGCAGAGTTTCGGAGTGCATTCAGACCAATCTCTCTCGCTTCTTCCCGCGCCCTAATGATCCTTCATCCTCGCAACCCAGAAACAAGACCCCTCTTTTAACGCTCTCCACACCCAATCACACTCTCCAACCCGCCGAAATTCTCAACATG GGAAAATCATCAGGCCCGACAACTAAAGAAGACCTTGGAAGAGCTACATGGACGTTTCTCCACACTCTAGCTGCTCAG TACCCGGATAAGCCGACCAGGCAACAGAAGAAAGATGTCAAAGAACTG ATGGAGATATTATCTCGCATGTATCCTTGTAAGGAATGTGCAGATCACTTTAAAGAAGTTATAAG AGCGAACTCTGTAATGGCCGGATCGCATGATGAGTTCTCCCAATGGTTATGCTATGCGCATAACGTTGTTAATAGAAG CCTAGGCAAGGTTGTGTTTCCGTGTGAACGAGTTGATGCTCGGTGGGGGAAGCTAGAATGCGAGCAGCGCGCATGTGACCTGCAAGGTACCACCATGGATTTCAACGATGGAACAAAATGA
- the LOC121753774 gene encoding PXMP2/4 family protein 3-like, translated as MFGLYQPAMTVVFFSVNAALQGENVGEIVARLRRDLVPTMMNGVMYWPVCDFVTFKFIPVHLQPLVVNSFSYLWTIYMTYMASLDKAGRQLTPSRIIACKSSNHTLLISTTTDLKSRGIACKPHMTDSNH; from the exons atgtttggtctgtatcaaccTGCCATGACTGTTGTATTCTTCTCTGTTAACGCTGCTCTTCAAG GTGAAAATGTTGGGGAGATTGTTGCTAGATTGAGACGTGATTTGGTTCCTACGATGATGAATGGGGTAATGTATTGGCCAGTTTGCGACTTCGTCACCTTCAAATTCATCCCTGTTCATTTACAG CCATTGGTGGTCAACTCCTTCTCCTACCTATGGACTATTTACATGACTTACATGGCAAGCCTAGACAAAGCCGGCCGGCAGCTGACGCCGTCTCGTATAATAGCATGCAAATCATCAAATCATACATTGCTGATATCAACAACCACTGATTTAAAGTCTCGTGGAATAGCATGCAAACCACACATGACTGATAGCAACCACTAA
- the LOC121753775 gene encoding uncharacterized protein LOC121753775, whose product MVASFTRVDTLELKDVIYQKIGHERADKYFDQLKRFLSLKLSKVEFNRSCVQTIGRENVCLHNRLIRSIAQNACQARVPPQKNCLQSLYGDAFPQSPRKCRSPVSRDRKLRDRPSPLGPLGRSPSLTCEETVTRTQEQQSGTELQSLCSRPPVNVVSVEDGEEVEQCAESPNGGRWWSNVTAPFGVSVGPREAAGCSYKDGEACENQGELPDTVSLRRRLQKRLASEGVGISLECADVINNSLNVFLKRIIEPCVSIASNKAAMSDRSKNVSSVLDFRVAMESNPRLLGPDWPVQLEKICHHASKE is encoded by the exons ATGGTGGCGAGTTTTACTCGTGTGGACACGCTCGAGCTGAAAGATGTTATCTATCAAAAGATTGGACACGAAAGAGCGGATAAGTACTTTGATCAGCTGAAGAGATTTCTAAGTTTGAAGCTTAGCAAAGTCGAGTTTAACAGGAGCTGCGTGCAGACGATTGGGAGGGAGAACGTCTGTCTTCACAACAGGCTTATTCGGTCCATTGCCCAAAATGCGTGTCAAGCTAGGGTCCCACCTCAAAAG AACTGTCTCCAATCATTGTATGGCGATGCTTTTCCCCAGTCGCCTCGCAAATGTAGGTCTCCTGTCAGCAGAGATCGCAAGTTGAGGGATCGCCCGAGCCCTCTGGGCCCGCTGGGTAGGAGCCCTAGTCTCACGTGTGAAGAGACAGTCACGAGGACTCAAGAACAGCAGAGTGGAACGGAGTTGCAATCCCTCTGCAGCAGACCTCCAGTCAATGTCGTCTCAGTGGAAGATGGGGAGGAGGTTGAGCAGTGTGCTGAAAGCCCCAATGGCGGGAGGTGGTGGAGCAATGTCACTGCTCCTTTTGGCGTCTCAGTTGGTCCGCGTGAGGCTGCTGGTTGTAGCTATAAGGATGGTGAGGCTTGTGAAAATCAGGGGGAGTTGCCTGATACCGTGTCTTTAAGGAGACGTTTGCAGAAGAGGCTGGCATCGGAGGGAGTCGGGATCTCTCTGGAATGCGCAGACGTGATAAACAACAGCTTGAATGTATTCTTGAAGCGAATAATCGAGCCATGTGTGTCGATTGCTTCAAACAAGGCAGCTATGTCTGATAGATCTAAGAATGTGAGTAGTGTGCTGGATTTCCGGGTTGCGATGGAATCAAACCCTCGTCTGCTCGGGCCGGATTGGCCCGTCCAGCTTGAGAAGATCTGCCACCACGCCTCCAAGGAGTGA